The proteins below come from a single Cylindrospermopsis raciborskii Cr2010 genomic window:
- a CDS encoding photosystem I reaction center subunit II PsaD, giving the protein MATLTGQTPLFGGSTGGLLKKAEVEEKYAITWTSPKEQVFEMPTGGAATMRTGENLLYIARKEYGIALGAQLRKFKITDYKVYRILPSGETTLIHPADGVFPEKVNKGREMVRHVPRRIGENPSAAALKFSGKATHDA; this is encoded by the coding sequence ATGGCAACTCTAACTGGACAAACCCCCCTATTTGGCGGTAGTACTGGCGGACTACTTAAAAAAGCAGAAGTAGAGGAAAAGTACGCTATTACCTGGACAAGTCCCAAAGAGCAAGTTTTTGAAATGCCCACCGGTGGTGCAGCAACTATGCGCACAGGCGAGAACTTGCTTTATATTGCCCGCAAAGAGTATGGCATTGCTTTGGGTGCCCAACTCCGCAAGTTCAAAATAACCGACTACAAGGTTTACCGGATTCTTCCCAGTGGGGAAACTACTCTGATTCACCCCGCAGATGGTGTGTTCCCAGAAAAGGTAAATAAGGGTCGGGAAATGGTACGCCATGTACCCCGCAGAATTGGTGAGAACCCCAGTGCTGCAGCACTTAAGTTTAGTGGTAAAGCTACCCACGACGCCTAG
- a CDS encoding DICT sensory domain-containing protein encodes MSISTSVLSDLLQSLSHLRPQLYFKASLTALSHAMEDQILGTTLGEPLIIASFQRERFYRQEAHRYERLAERSSQVYVLSALETGFTSSSGSYEKVAFAPEDALSKEWHLVVIADNYATCLVCRESVKSVVKSHQVPETSSVLDMDTSRRFEGIWTADRTVSIKAADLLLSRIVAYRPDLKDKVVDVRKRFNIKEFTKSSQRKKIGGREIDTDPFVRRLVTYLQASQYKLHKAYRSLTVQARKERLVNSISMAIRRSLDPKQILQVAAQELGDHLAAGRCLIYRAQSGDVRANIEHEFLDQGLSSVLGQTWDLQRHSLFQEIVDKQEGVCVGDATTDPRVKDSPYLSSIADKFNIRSWLMEPVLFQGRLLGIVELHYCYFPTYDWQPGELDLVKAIATQVGSALIQAESFTNLEELNKQLEALDRTRSNLIAITGHELRTPLSTIQVCLESLATEPDMPADLRQVMLNTALADSERMRKLVQDFLTLSNLESGNVEWHTESLILKECVDLALSRMRIRSNKEKSPQVSSEIPINLPLVKADGDWLVEVLAKLIDNAYKFTSPSGKITIKAKQNRSDQVLVTVGDTGRGIDPDALEIVFDRFYQEEGALRRTTGGTGLGLAICRQIVNAWGGRIWAESEGKDKGSQFHFTIPIVRGKIEKKQSKVNTGISSPR; translated from the coding sequence ATGAGCATCTCGACTTCCGTGCTGAGTGATTTGCTACAGTCACTATCTCACCTACGTCCCCAGTTATATTTTAAGGCTTCACTAACCGCACTTTCCCATGCGATGGAAGACCAGATTTTGGGGACTACCTTGGGTGAACCACTAATTATTGCCAGTTTCCAGCGGGAACGGTTTTATCGTCAGGAAGCTCATCGCTATGAGCGTCTTGCTGAGCGTAGTAGTCAAGTATATGTATTGTCTGCACTAGAAACTGGGTTTACTAGTAGTTCAGGATCTTATGAAAAGGTTGCTTTTGCACCAGAGGATGCTCTAAGTAAAGAGTGGCATTTGGTTGTGATTGCAGATAATTATGCTACCTGTTTAGTGTGTCGAGAAAGTGTTAAATCGGTTGTTAAAAGTCACCAAGTACCAGAGACGAGTTCTGTCCTGGATATGGATACCTCAAGAAGATTTGAGGGTATTTGGACAGCTGATAGGACTGTTAGTATTAAAGCGGCGGATTTATTATTAAGCAGAATTGTGGCCTATCGTCCTGATTTGAAGGACAAGGTGGTTGATGTACGTAAACGGTTTAATATTAAAGAATTCACAAAGTCCAGTCAGAGAAAGAAGATAGGGGGAAGGGAAATTGATACGGATCCTTTTGTCCGACGATTAGTAACTTATTTACAGGCCAGTCAGTATAAGTTACATAAGGCCTACCGCTCTCTTACTGTTCAAGCTAGGAAGGAAAGACTGGTTAATTCTATTAGTATGGCTATTAGGCGCTCCCTGGATCCAAAACAAATTTTGCAAGTTGCTGCGCAGGAATTGGGAGATCATTTAGCAGCGGGTCGTTGTTTGATTTATCGTGCTCAGTCTGGTGATGTGAGGGCAAATATTGAACATGAATTTTTGGATCAGGGTTTATCATCGGTTTTAGGACAAACCTGGGATTTACAACGTCACTCTCTATTTCAAGAAATTGTGGATAAACAGGAAGGAGTATGTGTGGGTGATGCGACAACGGATCCACGAGTTAAAGATTCTCCTTACTTGTCCTCCATAGCAGACAAATTTAATATTCGTTCTTGGTTGATGGAACCTGTATTATTTCAGGGGAGATTGCTGGGTATTGTGGAACTACACTATTGTTATTTTCCTACCTACGATTGGCAACCAGGAGAGCTGGATTTAGTCAAGGCGATCGCAACTCAAGTGGGTTCAGCTTTAATTCAAGCCGAATCATTTACTAACTTAGAAGAGCTAAATAAACAACTAGAGGCTTTAGACCGAACTCGCAGCAATCTAATTGCTATTACTGGGCATGAGTTGCGAACTCCCCTTTCTACGATTCAAGTGTGTTTAGAAAGTTTGGCCACCGAGCCAGATATGCCCGCCGACTTACGGCAAGTGATGTTAAATACAGCTCTTGCAGACTCAGAGAGAATGCGTAAACTAGTGCAAGACTTCCTGACCCTTTCTAATTTGGAAAGTGGGAATGTGGAATGGCATACGGAGTCTTTAATTCTCAAGGAGTGTGTGGATTTAGCATTAAGTCGCATGCGTATAAGATCTAACAAAGAAAAATCACCCCAGGTGAGTAGTGAGATTCCCATAAATTTACCCCTGGTGAAAGCGGATGGAGACTGGTTAGTGGAAGTATTAGCCAAATTGATAGATAATGCCTATAAATTCACTTCCCCCTCGGGAAAGATTACAATTAAAGCCAAACAGAATCGTAGTGACCAAGTGTTGGTTACTGTAGGTGATACAGGTCGAGGCATTGATCCGGATGCGTTGGAAATAGTATTTGACCGGTTTTATCAAGAGGAGGGAGCTTTAAGGCGAACTACTGGAGGAACGGGATTGGGTTTAGCGATTTGTCGTCAAATAGTTAATGCTTGGGGGGGAAGAATTTGGGCTGAGTCGGAGGGTAAAGATAAGGGAAGCCAATTTCACTTTACTATTCCCATTGTGCGGGGGAAGATAGAAAAAAAGCAGTCCAAGGTTAATACTGGGATATCATCACCCAGGTAG
- a CDS encoding glycerophosphodiester phosphodiesterase family protein, translated as MPNMVTLKGFAVLPADTFAAGPKSGAAVTNPTNGRTTPFSGQPVQGFSGVQFAPNTSGSRFWFLADNGFGAKNNSADFLLRIYQLDPNFTGVENGNAKVGVENFIQLSDPNRLIPFSIVNQNTPERQLTGADFDVESFVIDAKGDIWIGDEFGTYLLHFDSNGVLLDAPISTPNLVKLNTLNGQKPIVIGHRGASGELPEHTIEAYRLAILRGADFIEPDLVSTKDGVLIARHEPNLINTTDVANRPEFASRKKKVVVDGVEEEGFFASDFTLAEIKTLRAVMPQGYRDQVFNGLLEIPTLGDIIDLVKEVEAQTGKKIGIYPETKHPTYHDNLGLSLEEKLIDTLKSKSFTDPARIFIQSFEVSNLQDLNNNIMPARGVNIPLVQLIDAYDVADDGTLIYKDAYARPYDFTVKGDTRTYGDLLTPAGLAEIAKYADGIGPWKRQIISVKTVDKNNDGKPDDLNNDGVINDSDKVTLPPTSVVSDAHKVGLLVHPYTFRNESRFLASDYNNNPELEYRQFISLGVDGYFTDFPGTGDLVRDQITTNQVRSPQNPTVLSKPNFDTLNGQKPIVIGHRGSSGERPEHTLASYKLAIAQGADFIEPDLVVTKDNVLIARHEPMLAVVNLNTDGTIKLVGGKPEINLTDTSTDVHLRDKFQDRLKVKNLDGRNVGGWFAEDFTLAEIKELNAIERLPSLRSTAFDQDGLKVPTLKEVIDLVKQVELETGRKIGIYPETKHPTFFQQQGFNTSQLLVNTLKTLNFTDASRVFIQSFEVSNLKELKNTIMPGASVDIPLVQLFGGSGRPYDFVVNGDSRTYNDLSTPTGLKEIAQYAKGIGPNKQRIVPMTTVDNNKDGQPDDLNGDGQISDADRTLGAPTTLIQDAHQAGLLVHLYTLRNDGFFLSADYKGDPGAEVRKFVDLGVDGFFTDFPKTGTSVIVNNYLAGTGYANPNNNLNSPYFADSPVYFNPNQPYYGDLVTANLNRSQGFEGMAFSPDRQTVYPMLEGTVVGDPAGSVRIYKFDVATETYTGLVGRYQLASPSNAIGDFTPINDKEFLVIERDNNQGTGAAFKKIFKVDFSQVNAQGFVPKEEVANLLDIQDPNDLNSDGNKTYNMPFQTIEDVVVWDNKTIIVANDNNYPFSIGRPPLIDNNEIVVLELDKPLALDARLGLAATIAESSQLVFGTPGVDNVSVTQGTDGINDIIFTGAGDDKVDTLGVTNPYAGNNTVHSGSGKDIIDVNNGDRIFGGSGNDEIFATDAKDYRISGGAGNDVFYLGTNGRALGGDGEDKFFVTEGGGNLISGGAGADQFWITTGDIPSVDNKNVANTIVDFQISTDVLGISGQGSNFGFNNLTLTNSDIIINGNKVATLTGINTSTLTASNFAFA; from the coding sequence ATTCCCAATATGGTAACACTCAAAGGTTTTGCTGTTCTTCCTGCTGATACGTTTGCTGCTGGTCCAAAATCCGGTGCTGCTGTCACCAATCCCACCAATGGACGTACTACGCCTTTTTCTGGTCAACCTGTACAAGGCTTTAGCGGGGTGCAATTTGCTCCTAACACCAGTGGGTCCCGATTTTGGTTTTTAGCGGACAATGGTTTTGGTGCTAAAAACAACAGTGCGGACTTCCTCCTGCGCATCTACCAACTAGACCCTAATTTTACTGGGGTTGAAAATGGTAATGCTAAGGTTGGGGTAGAGAACTTCATTCAACTTTCAGATCCTAACCGCCTGATTCCCTTTTCCATTGTGAATCAAAACACTCCTGAACGACAACTCACAGGAGCGGATTTTGACGTAGAATCCTTTGTTATTGATGCTAAAGGGGATATTTGGATAGGTGATGAGTTTGGTACTTACCTGCTACACTTTGACAGCAATGGAGTTTTATTGGATGCGCCCATTAGTACCCCCAATCTGGTCAAACTAAACACTCTCAACGGTCAAAAACCCATTGTTATTGGTCATAGAGGTGCTAGTGGTGAATTACCAGAACATACCATTGAAGCATATAGACTGGCAATTTTAAGAGGTGCTGACTTCATTGAACCAGATTTAGTCTCTACCAAAGATGGGGTCTTAATTGCTCGTCACGAACCCAATTTGATTAATACTACTGATGTAGCCAATCGTCCTGAATTTGCCAGTCGCAAGAAAAAGGTTGTGGTGGATGGAGTAGAAGAAGAAGGCTTCTTTGCTTCTGACTTTACCTTAGCGGAAATTAAAACTCTTAGAGCAGTTATGCCTCAGGGTTACCGTGACCAGGTGTTTAATGGGTTACTGGAAATCCCTACCCTGGGCGACATTATTGATTTAGTCAAGGAAGTAGAAGCACAAACGGGCAAGAAAATTGGTATTTACCCAGAAACTAAACATCCCACCTACCACGACAATCTGGGTTTATCTTTAGAAGAAAAACTAATTGACACCCTTAAAAGCAAGAGCTTTACTGATCCGGCACGCATTTTCATTCAATCATTTGAAGTTAGTAATCTTCAGGATTTGAATAATAACATCATGCCAGCAAGAGGTGTTAATATTCCCCTAGTGCAGCTAATTGATGCATATGATGTAGCTGATGATGGCACACTTATATACAAAGATGCTTACGCTCGTCCCTACGATTTTACTGTCAAGGGAGACACTCGTACCTATGGTGATCTCCTGACTCCAGCAGGTTTAGCGGAAATTGCCAAATACGCGGATGGCATTGGACCGTGGAAGCGCCAGATTATTTCTGTTAAAACCGTAGATAAGAACAATGATGGCAAACCAGACGATCTCAACAATGATGGGGTCATCAATGACAGTGACAAGGTAACCTTGCCACCTACCAGTGTGGTTAGCGATGCTCACAAAGTGGGACTGTTAGTTCATCCTTACACCTTCCGCAATGAAAGTCGCTTTTTGGCATCGGACTACAATAACAATCCGGAATTGGAATATCGTCAATTTATCAGTTTGGGTGTAGATGGTTACTTTACCGACTTCCCAGGAACAGGAGATTTGGTGAGAGACCAAATTACCACCAACCAAGTAAGATCCCCCCAAAATCCCACTGTTCTGTCCAAACCTAACTTTGATACTCTCAATGGTCAAAAACCTATTGTCATTGGTCACCGAGGTAGTAGCGGAGAGCGTCCAGAACATACCCTAGCTAGTTATAAATTGGCGATCGCCCAGGGTGCAGATTTCATTGAACCAGACTTGGTTGTCACCAAAGATAATGTTTTAATTGCCCGTCATGAACCGATGTTGGCGGTTGTGAACCTCAACACTGATGGTACAATTAAACTTGTGGGTGGTAAACCAGAAATCAATCTCACAGATACCAGCACAGACGTTCATCTACGTGATAAATTCCAAGATCGCCTCAAAGTCAAAAACTTAGATGGTCGCAACGTGGGTGGGTGGTTCGCAGAAGACTTTACCCTAGCAGAAATCAAAGAACTAAATGCTATTGAGCGTCTTCCTTCTCTCCGTAGTACCGCCTTTGATCAAGATGGGTTGAAGGTTCCCACTCTCAAAGAGGTAATTGACCTGGTGAAACAGGTAGAATTGGAAACTGGACGCAAGATTGGTATTTACCCAGAAACCAAACATCCTACATTCTTCCAGCAGCAAGGTTTTAACACCAGTCAATTATTGGTAAATACCCTCAAAACCCTGAACTTTACTGATGCTAGTCGTGTCTTCATTCAATCCTTTGAAGTTAGTAACCTCAAGGAATTGAAAAACACAATTATGCCTGGTGCGAGTGTTGATATCCCATTAGTGCAATTATTTGGTGGATCCGGTAGACCCTACGATTTTGTGGTCAATGGAGACAGTCGTACCTATAATGACCTTTCTACACCTACTGGGTTAAAAGAAATTGCTCAGTATGCAAAAGGCATAGGACCAAACAAACAGCGCATAGTTCCTATGACCACCGTAGACAATAATAAAGATGGTCAACCGGATGATTTAAATGGAGATGGTCAAATCAGTGATGCAGACCGCACCCTGGGCGCACCAACAACTCTCATTCAGGATGCCCACCAAGCGGGACTACTAGTTCATCTTTACACCCTAAGAAATGATGGGTTTTTCCTTTCTGCCGACTATAAGGGAGATCCGGGAGCAGAAGTACGTAAATTTGTGGATTTAGGCGTAGATGGTTTCTTTACTGATTTCCCCAAAACAGGAACATCCGTAATAGTTAACAACTATCTAGCGGGAACAGGTTACGCCAACCCCAACAATAACTTGAACTCACCCTATTTTGCCGACTCCCCAGTTTACTTCAATCCCAATCAACCTTACTATGGTGATTTAGTTACTGCTAATCTCAACCGCTCCCAGGGATTTGAAGGTATGGCTTTTAGTCCAGACCGTCAAACGGTCTATCCCATGTTGGAAGGTACGGTGGTAGGAGATCCTGCTGGTTCCGTCAGAATCTACAAATTTGATGTAGCAACAGAAACTTACACCGGTTTAGTAGGACGTTATCAACTAGCCAGTCCTAGCAATGCTATTGGCGATTTCACACCTATAAATGACAAAGAGTTCTTGGTAATTGAAAGGGACAATAATCAGGGCACTGGCGCAGCGTTTAAAAAGATATTCAAGGTGGATTTTAGTCAGGTCAATGCTCAAGGTTTTGTTCCCAAGGAAGAAGTAGCAAACTTACTGGATATCCAAGACCCCAATGATCTCAATAGTGATGGTAATAAAACCTATAACATGCCATTTCAAACCATTGAAGATGTGGTGGTATGGGATAATAAAACCATTATTGTGGCTAATGATAACAATTATCCTTTCTCCATTGGTCGTCCCCCCCTCATTGACAATAATGAAATCGTTGTGCTAGAGTTGGACAAGCCTCTCGCCCTGGATGCTCGTCTAGGTCTAGCTGCGACCATCGCTGAAAGCTCTCAATTGGTTTTTGGCACTCCCGGTGTTGATAATGTGTCTGTTACACAAGGAACCGATGGCATTAATGATATAATTTTCACTGGTGCTGGAGACGATAAAGTGGATACCCTGGGTGTCACCAACCCCTACGCAGGCAATAATACAGTACACTCAGGTAGCGGAAAAGATATTATAGACGTAAATAATGGCGATCGCATTTTTGGTGGTAGTGGGAATGATGAAATCTTCGCCACGGATGCCAAAGACTATCGCATTTCCGGTGGTGCTGGTAATGATGTATTTTATCTGGGTACTAATGGTCGCGCTTTAGGTGGCGATGGAGAGGATAAATTCTTTGTTACCGAGGGTGGAGGGAATTTAATTTCCGGTGGTGCTGGTGCAGACCAATTCTGGATCACTACCGGTGATATCCCTAGTGTTGACAACAAAAACGTTGCCAATACCATTGTGGACTTCCAGATAAGTACTGACGTTTTAGGTATTAGTGGTCAAGGAAGCAACTTTGGTTTTAATAATCTGACCCTAACCAATAGCGACATTATCATCAATGGGAATAAAGTAGCCACCTTAACCGGAATAAATACTAGCACACTCACTGCCAGTAACTTTGCTTTTGCCTAG
- a CDS encoding DUF2973 domain-containing protein encodes MLHLLYIVAFTALAFIAVSNLIRNLIMFSFDRSYPPKMGGNQSGFGYYGTKSIPHPELLDDSGNLIKEPLLVMRSINIEDARQHLDALYESSPGKKIESSEDA; translated from the coding sequence ATGTTACACCTACTGTACATTGTAGCTTTTACGGCTTTAGCATTTATTGCTGTCAGTAATTTAATTAGAAACCTGATTATGTTCAGTTTTGACCGTTCTTATCCTCCCAAAATGGGGGGTAATCAAAGTGGTTTTGGTTATTATGGAACCAAGTCCATACCCCATCCGGAGTTATTGGATGATTCGGGTAATTTAATTAAGGAACCACTTTTAGTAATGCGTTCTATTAATATAGAGGATGCACGTCAGCATTTGGATGCGCTGTATGAGTCTTCCCCTGGCAAAAAAATTGAGAGTTCGGAAGATGCTTAG
- a CDS encoding DUF2605 domain-containing protein — MPESNLSASQLLQSLLEPLLEDFEYWFARSQQLLENEKISFMTEEEQSDLLDRVKQAQLEVNTSKMLFNATGKQVGLDMATLAPWHQLLGECWRVGMRYRQIK; from the coding sequence ATGCCAGAATCTAACCTTTCGGCCTCCCAACTGCTACAATCACTCCTAGAACCACTTTTAGAGGATTTTGAATATTGGTTTGCCCGCTCCCAGCAATTGTTGGAAAATGAGAAAATCTCATTTATGACTGAAGAGGAACAGTCCGATTTACTTGACCGAGTTAAACAAGCACAACTGGAGGTAAATACATCCAAAATGCTATTTAATGCTACTGGTAAACAGGTGGGACTAGATATGGCAACTTTAGCCCCTTGGCATCAACTTTTAGGTGAGTGCTGGAGGGTAGGGATGCGCTATCGTCAAATAAAATAA
- the thrS gene encoding threonine--tRNA ligase: MSSNQEAQNLEKPAEKIYLPKTSESEILKKIRHTASHIMAMAVQKLFPRAQVTIGPWIENGFYYDFDNPEPFSDKDLKAIQKEMVKIINRKLPVIREEVSREEAKKRIEKIQEPYKLEILADIKQEPITIYHLGDEWWDLCAGPHLENTKDINPKAIELESVAGAYWRGDETKAQLQRIYATAWQTPEQLGEYKRRKEEALRRDHRKIGKELGLFIFSDPVGPGLPLWTPKGTLLRSILEDFLKKEQLKRGYLPVVTPHIARVDLFKTSGHWQKYKEDMFPMMAENEESKALDQGFVLKPMNCPFHIQIYKSELRSYRELPMRLAEFGTVYRYEQSGELGGLTRVRGFTVDDSHLFVTPEQLDEEFLNVVDLILTVFRMLQLKNFKARLSFRDPTSDKYIGGDEVWDKAEGAIRRAVQQLGMDHFEGIGEAAFYGPKLDFIFSDVLEREWQLGTVQVDYNLPERFDLEYVAEDGSRKRPVMIHRAPFGSLERLIGILIEEYAGDFPLWLAPIQIRLLPVGEQQIEFTKEVAGKMTELGIRAQADLSGDRLAKLIRNGEKDKIPVMAVVGAKEVESNSLSIRTRASGELGVIPVEKVVEKMQDSIINYSNF, encoded by the coding sequence ATGTCGTCAAATCAAGAAGCTCAAAATTTAGAAAAACCAGCGGAAAAAATTTATTTACCCAAGACTAGCGAATCAGAGATCTTAAAAAAAATTCGCCATACTGCTTCCCATATCATGGCCATGGCAGTACAAAAGCTGTTTCCTAGGGCGCAAGTGACCATAGGTCCCTGGATTGAGAATGGTTTTTACTATGACTTTGATAACCCAGAACCCTTTAGCGATAAAGATTTAAAAGCCATTCAAAAGGAAATGGTGAAGATTATTAACCGTAAATTACCTGTGATACGGGAAGAAGTCAGTCGAGAGGAAGCCAAAAAACGGATTGAAAAAATTCAGGAGCCATATAAATTAGAGATTTTGGCGGATATTAAACAAGAGCCAATCACTATTTATCACTTAGGAGATGAATGGTGGGATTTATGTGCAGGTCCCCATCTGGAAAACACTAAGGATATCAATCCCAAAGCTATTGAACTAGAAAGCGTTGCAGGTGCTTACTGGCGTGGTGATGAAACTAAAGCCCAATTGCAGCGTATTTATGCCACCGCATGGCAAACCCCCGAACAGCTAGGAGAATATAAACGTCGCAAAGAAGAAGCTTTAAGACGTGACCATCGTAAAATTGGTAAAGAATTGGGTTTATTTATTTTCTCTGACCCTGTAGGTCCAGGGTTACCCTTATGGACCCCCAAAGGTACCTTATTGAGAAGCATCTTAGAAGATTTCCTGAAAAAAGAACAGTTAAAAAGGGGTTATTTACCAGTGGTTACCCCCCATATTGCCAGGGTAGATTTATTTAAAACATCGGGACACTGGCAAAAATACAAAGAAGATATGTTTCCCATGATGGCGGAAAATGAAGAATCAAAAGCCCTAGATCAGGGTTTTGTCCTCAAGCCCATGAACTGCCCATTTCATATTCAAATATATAAAAGTGAACTGCGTTCTTACCGAGAATTACCCATGCGATTGGCAGAATTTGGCACAGTTTACCGTTATGAGCAGTCCGGTGAGTTAGGAGGTTTAACCCGAGTGCGAGGTTTTACCGTGGACGATTCCCATTTATTTGTCACACCAGAGCAATTAGATGAAGAGTTTTTAAACGTTGTGGATTTAATCTTGACCGTATTTAGAATGTTACAACTGAAAAATTTTAAAGCGAGATTGAGTTTTAGAGATCCGACCAGTGATAAATACATTGGTGGGGACGAAGTTTGGGATAAAGCAGAGGGAGCAATTCGTCGTGCGGTGCAGCAGTTGGGAATGGATCACTTTGAGGGTATAGGGGAAGCAGCTTTTTATGGTCCAAAACTGGACTTTATCTTCAGCGATGTTTTAGAAAGAGAATGGCAATTGGGAACAGTACAGGTGGACTACAATCTACCGGAAAGGTTTGACCTAGAATATGTAGCAGAGGATGGGTCACGAAAACGCCCAGTTATGATTCACCGAGCTCCCTTTGGTTCCCTAGAAAGACTGATTGGCATTTTAATTGAGGAATATGCAGGGGATTTTCCTCTCTGGTTAGCACCAATACAAATTCGACTCCTACCAGTTGGTGAACAACAAATTGAGTTCACCAAAGAAGTAGCTGGGAAAATGACAGAGCTGGGAATTAGAGCCCAAGCAGACCTAAGTGGCGATCGCCTGGCCAAATTAATCCGCAATGGGGAGAAAGATAAAATACCCGTGATGGCGGTAGTAGGTGCTAAAGAGGTGGAAAGTAATTCTTTGAGTATTCGCACCCGTGCATCTGGTGAACTGGGGGTAATACCCGTCGAAAAAGTTGTGGAGAAAATGCAGGATTCCATAATCAACTATAGCAACTTTTAG
- a CDS encoding NAD(P)H-quinone oxidoreductase subunit 4, translating into MMVDNFPWLTTIIVFPLLAACLIPLIPDKDGKTVRWYALGVAITDFALICYAFWTHYNSLNTGFQLVESYNWMPILGLKWAVAVDGISAPLVLLAGFVTTLSMFSAWQVDRRPRLFYSLMLVLYAAQIGVFVAKDLLLFFIMWEVELIPVYLLVSIWGGQRRRYAATKFIIYTAAASIFILIAALAMGLYGGDNLSFDVSDLATKNYPLTLQLLLYAGLFIAFGVKLAIFPLHTWLPDAHGEASSPVSMILAGVLLKMGGYGLIRLNMELLPDAHIYFAPVIAVLGVVNIIYGALNSFAQTNMKRRLAFSSISHMGFVLLGLASFTDLGMNGAMLQMLSHGLIASVLFFLAGVTYDRTHTMVMKDMGGVGQAMPVVFALFTMGAMASLALPGMSGFVGELSVFVGVTTSDVYTSTFCTVTVFLAAVGVILTPIYLLSMLRQVFYGKDAALTCDITSAGVENQEDEGTACFGTDCLLPNQSIYSDAKPREVFIAGCFLVLIIGIGLYPKVFMQMYDAKTVAVNAHIRQSYTVISQSSPSIYALANLR; encoded by the coding sequence ATGATGGTGGATAATTTTCCTTGGTTGACGACGATTATCGTCTTCCCCCTACTAGCAGCTTGCTTGATACCCCTAATACCAGATAAGGACGGTAAAACGGTTCGCTGGTATGCGTTAGGTGTAGCTATTACTGATTTTGCATTAATTTGTTATGCCTTCTGGACACACTACAATTCACTTAATACAGGTTTTCAACTAGTAGAGAGTTATAATTGGATGCCCATACTGGGACTCAAATGGGCAGTAGCAGTAGATGGTATTTCTGCACCTTTGGTACTGTTGGCGGGGTTTGTGACCACCCTTTCTATGTTTTCTGCTTGGCAAGTAGACCGTAGACCACGCCTATTTTACTCCTTGATGTTGGTGTTATATGCAGCACAAATAGGAGTATTTGTTGCTAAGGACTTGTTGTTATTCTTCATCATGTGGGAAGTGGAACTAATTCCCGTATATCTATTAGTTTCTATTTGGGGTGGTCAAAGAAGACGTTACGCTGCTACAAAGTTTATCATATACACCGCAGCTGCTTCCATATTTATCCTCATAGCTGCTCTGGCCATGGGTTTATACGGTGGAGATAATCTCAGTTTTGATGTTAGCGACCTAGCTACCAAAAACTACCCTCTTACCCTACAATTACTGCTGTATGCAGGACTGTTTATTGCTTTTGGAGTCAAGTTAGCAATTTTCCCCCTACATACCTGGTTACCAGATGCACATGGTGAAGCATCTTCTCCTGTGTCAATGATTTTGGCAGGAGTGCTGCTCAAAATGGGTGGTTATGGATTAATTCGCCTTAACATGGAATTATTACCGGATGCTCACATTTATTTTGCACCAGTAATAGCAGTCCTGGGCGTGGTGAATATTATCTATGGTGCATTAAACTCCTTTGCCCAAACGAATATGAAACGACGTTTGGCTTTCTCATCCATTTCTCACATGGGTTTTGTCCTCCTCGGTTTGGCTTCCTTTACCGATTTGGGTATGAATGGAGCAATGCTACAAATGCTATCCCATGGATTAATTGCCTCCGTTCTCTTCTTTTTAGCTGGTGTTACTTATGATCGTACTCATACCATGGTAATGAAGGATATGGGCGGTGTTGGTCAAGCTATGCCCGTAGTATTTGCATTGTTTACCATGGGTGCGATGGCTTCTCTAGCTTTACCGGGAATGAGTGGTTTTGTGGGAGAGCTTTCCGTATTTGTGGGTGTAACCACTAGTGATGTTTATACATCCACTTTCTGTACAGTGACAGTTTTCCTCGCAGCTGTGGGTGTTATTCTTACACCGATTTATCTGCTTTCCATGTTACGTCAGGTATTTTATGGTAAAGATGCAGCTTTGACATGCGATATCACTAGTGCGGGAGTGGAGAATCAGGAAGACGAAGGAACCGCCTGTTTTGGTACTGATTGTCTTTTACCTAATCAGTCAATTTACAGTGATGCCAAACCTAGGGAAGTGTTTATAGCAGGTTGTTTCCTGGTATTAATTATTGGCATTGGTTTATATCCCAAGGTATTTATGCAAATGTATGATGCTAAAACCGTGGCTGTCAATGCCCATATTCGTCAATCTTATACTGTTATCTCCCAAAGTTCTCCCAGTATTTACGCCTTGGCAAATCTCAGGTAG